In the genome of Stegostoma tigrinum isolate sSteTig4 chromosome 29, sSteTig4.hap1, whole genome shotgun sequence, one region contains:
- the slc31a1 gene encoding LOW QUALITY PROTEIN: high affinity copper uptake protein 1 (The sequence of the model RefSeq protein was modified relative to this genomic sequence to represent the inferred CDS: inserted 1 base in 1 codon) has translation MNDHNKTLIESLGLIFSTTTMNMSMDDSSHHSMTMSSDSHAHHSSTSAPGHDHGSGGMMMQMTFYFGYKKVELLFPGIVINSVGGMVGACVVVFLCALAYEGLKISRECLLRKSQVNVRYNSMPVPGPNGTILMETHKTVGQQMFSVPHLIQTLLHIIQVVISYFLMLIFMTYNGYLCIAVALGAGAGYFXLQLEEGSGGGHH, from the exons ATGAATGATCACAACAAG acccTCATAGAGAGTCTTGGACTCATTTTCTCCACCACTACAATGAATATGTCAATGGATGACAGCAGCCATCACAGCATGACAATGAGCTCGGACAGCCATGCTCACCACTCATCAACATCTGCTCCAGGCCATGATCATGGCTCTGGTGGAATGATGATG CAAATGACCTTCTACTTTGGGTACAAGAAAGTGGAGCTGCTGTTCCCTGGGATAGTGATCAACTCAGTTGGAG GGATGGTCGGTGCCTGTGTGGTTGTCTTCCTGTGTGCTTTGGCTTACGAGGGGCTGAAAATCAGTCGAGAATGTTTGCTTCGTAAATCGCAGGTTAATGTTCGTTATAATTCCATGCCTGTACCTGGACCAAATGGGACAATCCTGATGGAAACGCACAAAACTGTTGG CCAGCAGATGTTCAGTGTGCCCCACCTCATCCAGACTTTACTTCACATCATACAAGTGGTCATCAGCTACTTCCTCATGTTGATCTTTATGACCTACAACGGTTACCTCTGCATTGCTGTGGCACTGGGTGCAGGTGCTGGATACT CTCTTCAGCTGGAAGAAGGCAGTGGTGGTGGACATCACTGA